tttaaggttttttatTAATCCAAGGAAACACAAACGCTGCTGGCTTAATTCGATTTCTTTGAAAGTAAGTTCCATCTGTTCTCGCAATCCATTCACGAGTCTGTccacaaagatttttttttacttgtatgGTATGCTTCAAAGTCTCGAGAAGAATTCTGCATCCGCAACCCTTGCCTCAAAACAcaattcattttattcttttttccaAATAAAGGATCGAGGAATTCAAAGTTCCTTTCttcatattgaattttaaaaactggaCGCCTTTATCTTTTCCATTAGAATGGCAATGATATTCTAGACTTCTACCAGGACCAAGTTCATTTCGAATAATTACGTGGTTCGTCTTGCACGAATCCACCCCTAAAAACATAGCaataataaacttaaatattattaaaaaaaatcatttttcggAGTAAGGCATCAACATGCAGTTTTATAATTCCTTTAACAGTTTCTGATTAcatatataagtttttatttctttcattagccaaatttaaacacaaatataaactaACTAATATTCTGGCAAGGAGGGAATTTTGCGTCGAAAAGTATGGttgatcaattaaaaaaaaaaagcaacttTACAAATTTAGCTAAGTAGAACTGTAGAAGACATCAGCAATgctttttttgacatcaaaaatGCTATATAAGTCTAGAATCTAGCAAATCTTTTGCAAGTGTATTTTAATactcttcaaaaatattttgaactagtaggaaatatttttatcCATAGAAACACATAAgtattatatcatatataactttacaatgaaccaaaaaatagaaaaatgttttgtatCTACATAAGAGTATTGGATAATGTAGCAAAACTGATACGCAGAAATGTGTCAAAACTACAATAATTCTTCTCAATGCATGggtttatacaaaaaaaaatcaaaatatgtaaaacaactatttaaaatcatttgtgGACCAAAtcagtttttgaaaataaattagacCCACAACCAGGAACGAtccaaattataaatatgatcCGATCCTCCTTTCTGTTTCATCTTCTTGAATTCACAATTAGAATTTTACCTAATGCATATAGTAGCAGCCATTACAACTCTGTTAGAGCCTAGAGGTCGCAGAATGTGCTTACGTGGCTTACCAGAgacgattaaaaaaaaaattgtcctaATAAAAGTACACGTCGACGGTTTCTGGTTTGTCAGCCGCAAAAGTCTGATTTTTCAGTTTGATGGAACAActtgattttagttttgttgAGAAAATTTTGCAGGGCTAAATGAACTGGGCTGAAGCCTGACACGTTTAGCTTCAATGCAAGTGACGGCTCAAGAGTCAGTAGTTCCATCGCAAAATGGGTTTTCCCGTTTTCAGCTGCCACGTGTAGTGGCGTCTCACAGAAAGGCACTTCATCAAAGTGTCCTAGAATGTTCTGCTCCTCAGCTATCAGTTTATACAATTCTTCAATGTGTCCAGCCGCCTTCTTCAATTTCTCAAAGACACTTTCATCTCGAGTTCTCCTACTTGAACTCTCACATATATCTGATACTCTGTTGACATCTACAACAATCGACATAACTTCTTCACTAACTgccaagcttcttcttctgcctccacagtttttgttttcttgttcctGCCACACATGCTTAAGTGCAAGTCGCCAACCAACTACCTTGCCTATGGAAAATCTTTAATCAACTACCCTTGCCTATGAAAGCCCACTCATGTTCCACATGGAGGACATTGATAATGTGGGCAAAAGAGTCCTTATGACCCATCTCTTTCTGCTTACTGGTAACTAGATCGATTCAATATGGCTTTTATAAATGAGTGATCGAGTTTTCGAAAATTAAAGTTTAGTTAGATTCCACATCAGAATGGGCAGTGAAAGAATGTGAGGATAAAGAGATGTAAatgaagaacattgaagaacagagaaagagagaaagtagatctgatATAAACTCTATTcccttaaaatttaaattgtggATCTAGATACAAGTCTTTTAAAGGCAAGTTGTCTCAgtacacaatacaataaaatatttattgtttaaaatatccaacggtctccttctctcttcttcttcttctttgcttctcaagtctggtgctTCTGCTTCTAAACTCAAGTCTGGTGCTTCTTATAAGGccttataaaacttttataaaaccttataaacccttataaaacttttataagaccttataagtattttcaagtctggcagcttaattctcaagtctagctgcttaattctgcttcatgtcaacatgCAGAGTGGGAGAAGAACCCATTTTAAGTTCCTAACATATACAAATCTACCCCAACAGAGAGTGGGATATACATCTTGAGTTTTCATACCTGGTACGTACtgcaatgataaaaaaaaaaaaaatgaaaatgtagaCATTTAACACAAAGAGAGGTAACTAAGGATTCAACAGGGAAAGTGGCAATGATACAAAAGTAGAACATATCACAGCTGAAAATTCTATTAACATGCCCTTTGGTAAAGTGCTTGACAAGAAagcataacaacaaaaaaaagccCGAATTATTCTGAAGAACATGCGAGTCTGTACTACTTATTACTCGCTGATGGGAGAGATGAGATGAGCTGCTTAGTTAGAGGCTGTTCTAGCTTACTAGAGAGTACCTAACCTATGTCCATTCGACGTTTGTGTCTCTTCAAGCACTGATTATTACTGTGAGATGAAagcattaatatatttaaattagaaattcaaaaatatgtttgaagatgtgtttttccattttaaaaGTTGCAATGATTTTTAAGTGGTAGTGAAAGTATCTAAgagtatgtattttttattaatgtgtcCTTTCATGCAagaaattacatatattttaaaattattattttcatctaaatatatttctttttgttctaaaaattcatatcaatttaAAAGGTTATCAAAAATGTCTAAAAATGTCACCATTCATTTTAAAAGTTGCATAGGTTTTCAATGAgttcttttcatttgttttccttgatattttatatacacatttttaagaatcttaaaaatattaggaTAACTCggtttttggatatttaattatttttataatatcatatatcaacaaaattaattatatgggttttaaattatatttatggtCTATATATCATGTATTGGTGCATTTTGTCTCATTCGGTTTTCAGATAAAATATTAAGGCCTATTTAGACAATcttatttattaatagataGTTATTAACAAAATGTAAACTAAGAACAAATAACTTTTATATGCACATTTTCATTTATTCATAAggtttatatatgtgtgtttttattaaCTAAAACTCTAATTACACTTAAATGAGGAAATATTGTTAGAGATTTAAGGtgaatttttaaactatttaagtGAAATGTGTCTGAACGAACAATTGCAAGTCCTACTTAGTTTAGTAAATGGTTAGATTTAAatgtatatgtttattttaattagtttcaaaaagttAAATTGTAGTCGAAATGTCATAATAACTTACCTAATctaatagaaatttttttatttatttattttgcattgacgtatttgtattttatttattttctgaaaccacaaaacaaatatacattcttaatattatataatatatggttgtgacacatatttttttttgaatgtaatataaaagtagaaactataaaatatgaaatatgaaataattatttttataaaaagactTTTCAAGGGATATCGCGGAGATTCCTTACCtagtttgaataaaaataaaaacaattaattaataatgcaatttatattataaatatttatatacttaattaaaatattattttgtgaatttcggttaaattatttttattaatgtcattCGATTTCATAAAATCAGTGCGGTTTTATAATTTGGGTTGCCTAAAAAATATGATGTCAAACGgtcttaactaaaataaataaatatttggtgaCAGCGATACCTCTTCGTTACATGGAAGGATTCATCCAAGTATGTAATAACTCAATATGCTAATCTTGTTAATGGATAAAGTCAGTGCGGTTTTATAATTTGGGTTGCCTAAAAAATATGATGTCAAACGgtcttaactaaaataaataaatatttggtgaCAGCGATACCTCTTCGTTACATGGAAGGATTCATCCAAGTATGTAATAACTCAATATGCTAATCTTGTTAATGGATAAAGTCAGTGCGGTTTTATAATTTGGGTTGCCTAAAAATATGATGTCAAACGgtctaactaaaataaataaatatttggtgaCAGCGTGGCATACCTCTTTCGTCATATGGAAGGATTCATCCAAGTATGTAATAACTCAATGTGCTGATCTTGTTAATGGATTGAATGTTACTACATCTCTTCCCGAGGAAACAGCTGTTTGATGCTGTTCATGTGTTGTTTTAAGCAGTTACAAGGTCTCGTAATGATGGTACAAGGTGTTTATTCTGATGATCCTCAAGCTCAGCTAGAAGCAATACTCGGTTTAGAAAGTTGTTATCTACAGACTATAGGTATGTATGTATACATTTTCCCTTTCAGACGGATATACTTGTGTAAGAGACATCTGATGGTTGTTAATGATTTGTGAGCAGAGCGCAGTCCTCCAATAGATGAAGTGATCAAATCCGGTGTTATCCCTCGTTTTGTGGAGTTTCTTAGAAAGAAAGACCATCCACAACTGCAGGTATATGTCTTGTGCATCCTAAATTTTAGATTGGTCCCTTATGAATGGATTGCACCTTGAAGACACAAGAATTGCTTGGTGGCTCACTTTAAAAGTTTGTTTGCAGTTTTGACTGTTTGAGCCTGCATTTTGTTGAGTCAGGAACATCAGGTCATACTCGGGTTGTTATTGAACAGTGGGCGGGTTGTTATTATCAACATGGTTGTCAAATGCTCCCTCTGTCCCCctgaaagtaaaattttctagagtatacacgtttattaagaatttaataaatgtttataatttaatttattttttactttattatacattttccaataactttccaccaatgaaataaacaattcaaatattctcaattaatgttcctcaaaagtataaaaaagtatcttaacaatatagaaaatctatctttgtggaacaagaaaaaaatctaaaacatcttactttcaggaacggaggtagtataaAATTTGTAGCATAATGTGCAGCAAAACTCATGggaaagttaataaaatatcaactcTTTTTATCTTTTGGTCAATCATCATAAACGCTAATTGTATACAATAGAAAGGGAACATCAAGGCTAATCTACCAGATTCAAATGCCTCCAAATTAACAGAACTTGAGATCCCCAGAATCCTGACATGTTCTCCAGCTCAATTACACCGTTTAAGTCTGAAAATCAAAAGTTAATGGGACCAAACCTCATCAGTAAAAGCGTGATAATAAATGAGAATTACAGGTCAACAACCAGTAACCAATGCTGAAAAACTAGTATCGAAGTTATATATGAGATCAAACGAGTTGATAAATCTAGAGCTAGAAGCACACCTTTGAAGATGCTATCCACTTGCCATCAATCCATTCCTGATGTGGCCTTAGCCGAGAAACATGAAACTTGAGCACCTCGTCTGTTTTCGGGAAATGAACCAAGTAGTTCGACTTTGCAAGAACCTTTTTAACCACCCCGAACCACCATCCATCATTATACAATGCATCAACTTCGTCAAGCTTCTCGAACGGATTAACCATGACCGTCTCTTGTGGCCGAGGCCTTATCTGAAAAACATTAACCTCTTCTCTCAATGGCTCTTTCCCATCTTCCGCTTTCAACTTCTCGTATTCCACTAGCCATTTGTCCGTTCCTCTGTATTCAATAACCTTTGCGAGGAACCAAGAATCTTCAAATCCTTCTTCAACACTGCTAACCTCGACTGGATCTCCAACGCTGAAATGTTCCTTGTCGATTGCTTTCTTAGGTCTCACGTTCCGATCACACGGAACTTTCTGCATATCCAAATGAGAATGGTAAGTTTTCTAGAGTTTTATCAATATGGGAATCTTACACAACCTTTGTTGCCCTCTTCATCTCTCCTCGTTTCAGTGGTAGCTGCCAGGTCCCGTTAATCCAGTCTCTATGCAGACGAAGGCCATGTCTTCCAAACCGCATCTTTTCTCCTGTGTACCTGAAGCAGACACCAACGATTCCATCCTTCATACTCTCTATGACATCACCTACCCACCAGGCGTCATTGTAAAACGCATCAATCTTGTCCCCAACGGCAAAATCTACATCCTCATCAGTCGGTGGCGGTGGCCTTATGTGCAGAAAGTCGGCTTCTTCTTTCAAAGGCTCGATGCCGTTTTCTTCTCTCAAGTCTCGGTACTCAACAAGGTACTTGTCTTCGTCAACGTGTTCAATGACTTTAGCTGAAAACCAAGACCCCTTGAACCCTTCCTCATCGCTGCTAACCTCAACAATTGTGCCAATGGAGAACATTTGTTTCGCGATTCCTCTTGCAGTTTCCGGATCCACTCGGGATAAAAGATCCTGCAAATTTTATATCAGTCAACGATTAGTGTGGATTCAAATTTAGCCGTAAAGACAATGCTCTCTACTACTTCCACACAAGCTAGCGTCATTGCAATGCACACACAACAGAAACAGCTAAAATTGTCTCTCTTACCACAATAGACAGTGTCATTGCAAtgcaaaacacaaaacaaacacagCTAAAATTGTCTCTCTTACCACACTAGATGGTATCATTGCAATGCAAACAAGTCAGAACACAAATCAAAGACAGGCTAAAATTGTCGGTCTTACCGCAATAGCCAGTGTTATTGCaatgaacacaaaaaaaaaaaaaaaaaaaaaaaaaaaaaaagacagcaaAAATTGTCGGTTTTACCATAAAAGCTAGTGTCAAAACGCAATACACACAAGTCAAAACACAAAACGAAGACAGTTAAAATTGTCTGCCTCACCACAATAGATAGTGTCACTGCAATGCAATGCACACAAAGTCAGAACACAAAACAAAGACAGCTAAAATTTTCTGTCTTGACCACAGTAGCTACTTGCACATAAGTCAGAACACAAAACCAAAAGACAGCTTAAAACTTGTCTTTCAtacctcttcctcctcctcctcctcttcccttTCCTCAATCGGCGGCTTCCACGCGCCGTTAACCCACTCCCGATGAAACCGTAACTCATCTCTCCGAAACCGAATCTGCTCCTTAGAAGCCCTGAAGTAAACACTAAACCTCCCATCACCCAAAACCTCCGTCACCGTCCCTTCCCACCAACCATCACTGTAAAACGCGTCCACGTCTTCCCCCACCGCGACATCCCTCTCGGACATCGCCGGCACCGGAGGACGCAGCTGAGCCGCGTCGACGACCTCCTTGAGCCGCTTCCTCCCTTCTTTGTCCAAGAACAGCGTCGTGTACTCCACCTCGCATTTGGTGGTGGAGTCTGAGGATGGGACGGCGACGACCTCTCCCAGGTACCACGATCCGCGGAAACCGGCCTCGTCGGAGCTGATCTCGACGGCGGCGCCGGGTTTTAGAAAGGGAGGGAGGCGAATCGGAGTTACGGAGCTCTCCGGAGCTTTCTTCCTCTGTGTAGATTGGCGACGCCGTGAAGACATGGCGGGAAGATTGGATCAAAGGAGTTAGGGTTTTGTTCGATTTTGGGAACCAAatcgaagttttttttttttttttttttttttttttttttttttaacaaaatcaaatcgaagttaaaacaatgtttaaaagCTTTTTTTACTGACGACGAGGAGTGATCAAAAACCAAGGGAGGGAGAAGAATAAGATTCATCCGTCGTAAGATAAAGATTTGTGAACATGGGCTTATTATAAGAAGCTATAGCCCAAGCCCACTTTTAATTAACaacaataaatcataaaaattattgaattattattaccTTTTTTCATCCAAAGTTGTAATTCTATAGAGTAATGCATGAATGATAAAATTTTGGAGAAATCTCATAAATAGCACCTTCCAGTTTTCCgccacaaaattaatatttaaagataattttttaaaaatactaaattgtCGTATGTACTACATTGACTAAATATCAACCTGATTGTATAAAATATACTCATGCAGTATCAACATGCACAATAACAATGGCCAACTT
This genomic window from Brassica oleracea var. oleracea cultivar TO1000 unplaced genomic scaffold, BOL UnpScaffold01087, whole genome shotgun sequence contains:
- the LOC106320832 gene encoding uncharacterized protein LOC106320832, which codes for MSSRRRQSTQRKKAPESSVTPIRLPPFLKPGAAVEISSDEAGFRGSWYLGEVVAVPSSDSTTKCEVEYTTLFLDKEGRKRLKEVVDAAQLRPPVPAMSERDVAVGEDVDAFYSDGWWEGTVTEVLGDGRFSVYFRASKEQIRFRRDELRFHREWVNGAWKPPIEEREEEEEEEEDLLSRVDPETARGIAKQMFSIGTIVEVSSDEEGFKGSWFSAKVIEHVDEDKYLVEYRDLREENGIEPLKEEADFLHIRPPPPTDEDVDFAVGDKIDAFYNDAWWVGDVIESMKDGIVGVCFRYTGEKMRFGRHGLRLHRDWINGTWQLPLKRGEMKRATKKVPCDRNVRPKKAIDKEHFSVGDPVEVSSVEEGFEDSWFLAKVIEYRGTDKWLVEYEKLKAEDGKEPLREEVNVFQIRPRPQETVMVNPFEKLDEVDALYNDGWWFGVVKKVLAKSNYLVHFPKTDEVLKFHVSRLRPHQEWIDGKWIASSKT